In Alnus glutinosa chromosome 7, dhAlnGlut1.1, whole genome shotgun sequence, the sequence GTTACATCGTTGTACATCAAGAGTAATGGTCTTCCCACCCCGTACCTTAACAAATATCTGGATCAAGGCAGGAAGCATCTCCAAGATGGTTTCTTCTTTTATCTCATAAGAAGCCAAAGTCCTCCAATTTTCAAGTTTCTTTCCTGCATAGATCAGATACCAATCATTGTTGTCCAGGACACCAGTCTGTTTCTGAAAAATCTTGTCCTTGACATCTTTGATTGTGTTATATCGTTGTACATCAAGAGCAATGATCTCCCCGCCACCAAGTGCCTTAACAAATATCTGGATCGAGGCAGGAAGCATCTCTAAGATGGTTTCTTCTTTTATGTCATAAGAAGCCAAAGTCTTGCAATCCTCAAGTTTCTTTCCTGCATAGATCAGATCCCAATCAATGTTGAGGACATCAGCCATGCTCCCAACTATTGTTTTGACATCCCGAATGGTAAACAAAACTTTAACTTCAAGATTCAACATCTCTCCAGCCACTGTTCTCACAAAAATTGGTAAGACATCTTTTGGATTGAAAACCAAATGAAGGATTGTTTCATTTGGAGTATTGAGTGAGGATAGAATCCTTTCATCTTCAAGAACTTTTCCATTGTGGACAAGAGTGTACTGATCCGAATGAATACCCTCCTTGGCTTgaatgattgatttgatattttggaTAGTGTCAAAAGACCTTGCTTCAATTGCAATGATTTTCTGATCCAAAGGCATTTTAACAAGTATTTTCATTCCAAATGCATTCTGAAGAACAAGGTGGACAGTGGAACCCTGCTGAATACCATAATCAACTAGCCTCCGATCATTCATCAGCCGATTACCAGCAAAAAAGAGCTCCTGAAGATTATCAGAAATGCCTGCCTTCTCACTTAACAATGCTTTGAGATTGCTAATTGTCTCATGTCTTTTAACTTTTAAGGCTACTGTGGTATTGATCTTCGTGTATAAACTTATCTGCGGCAAAAAAGTAGTATAATTTCCTTGAGAGCATGCAAAACTCGTTTAACAATAGCATATATTCTTGGACAAACAAAATAAACCTCTTTGGCTTTAAGCAGGAAACACTTCGCACTATTCAATGAGAACAGAAATTTGACTGGAGAGCAGGAACACAAACAACTATGTAGTAGGCACCATATAAACTTAGGAAGCCAAACTAAGCTGCAGTTTATGGCATGTGTTACAAGCCATTAtatggaaaatgatatttgatCGGTTCATATTACATATACAAAGAGAATAATTACTTTTGTATATTCATATAATCTAGAAATGAGTACATGATAATATGATCAAGTAAGACGCTTAACCTCAAGTATGAGCATGTATCACAGACAAACCCAAGCAACATTTTAGGCAAACACGTGCAAATGCAATAAAACAAACACCTAATACACACTGAGTGTAAGGTAATGATTCTATTTCCTTCCACTAAATCTCTTCTTACAATTTAGTGTACGACCCACCGTTGAAATTGCTCTTTTAGCGGACTAATTGTCTTCCTAAAATGTGAGAGAAACGTTTACAAcaattttcttccatttttccttaattttactCCCTTTTCGCACCAACCCAACACTTCacagagaaacaaaaaataaaaccatttcGATTCATTTCTGtcatagaaaacaaaaataaaattgctcCTCCGAGTCTCAAAAATCCAATCAGTTCAAGAATCATAAAAATGGAATAAAGACTGGATTtcagacaagaaaaaaagaaaaagaaaaaaaaaagatgataatATAGGGACCTCTTCGTCGGTGGAGTCCGAGGAGCTCGACGGGAAACTGGGATTGCGATTTGTCAGTGCCATAGCAACGCAAAGCAAAATTGGATAACAAGAAAACCTGAAATGATTCAGATAAAATTTTGTATCTGATGGCGAACTCGACCCGTGCTCTACTATGTAGACTGGTTTTTTACTGGGAATCCGATCAAAGGTTTAGTACTACAACAATGTCGTGTAATGCTCGTTGGGTAAAACTTGGatgaagcaaaatttccggaaatcatccggaaattttgcttaaataattacaagaatgtcattgataagtaaaatttttgGATGATTTTCGAAAATTTTACTCATCCGTAGCACTGCTCATGGTCATTTGTATTTCACCACGGTGGGCCCCAAacctttttttgtcttctttttattCGCTGtatatttcgacgtaaaatgatttcagaaaaaaataattttttcaaaaatatttttcagtatttagttcgcacgaaaaaatttcGAAATgtaaaaatcagagtttggcaaatgccaccggattccggccagatcaGGTCATATCCTGCCGGATcttggccattttggccagatcaaTGGCTGGATCCGGTCATATTCGATGGATCAGTAGTCGaatcccggccgttttggccag encodes:
- the LOC133872256 gene encoding polyubiquitin-like, with amino-acid sequence MALTNRNPSFPSSSSDSTDEEISLYTKINTTVALKVKRHETISNLKALLSEKAGISDNLQELFFAGNRLMNDRRLVDYGIQQGSTVHLVLQNAFGMKILVKMPLDQKIIAIEARSFDTIQNIKSIIQAKEGIHSDQYTLVHNGKVLEDERILSSLNTPNETILHLVFNPKDVLPIFVRTVAGEMLNLEVKVLFTIRDVKTIVGSMADVLNIDWDLIYAGKKLEDCKTLASYDIKEETILEMLPASIQIFVKALGGGEIIALDVQRYNTIKDVKDKIFQKQTGVLDNNDWYLIYAGKKLENWRTLASYEIKEETILEMLPALIQIFVKVRGGKTITLDVQRCNTIKDVKDKVFQKHTGVLDNDWYLIYSGKQLEDWRTLASYDIKEETVLEMFRASFPIFVKLWSGKTINFIVQRSNTVKDKLSDRLMIPVHILGILFNGKQLEDDRDLASYGVQMDSTLHMVLRNTVNHSESQI